In the Thunnus thynnus chromosome 24, fThuThy2.1, whole genome shotgun sequence genome, ACAAATTTCTAGAACATTCACTGGGGAATCCTGAACAAGTCTGCCCAGTACGTCACTTATCAAACCTTATTTGGTCATTTCACCTCTTTCCAAGACAACATtcatcaaaatattaaattttacTACAGTTTAATAGCTAGTTTTGTGCATCTACTGCATTAAAACGATTCCTTTTGATAGTGCcatcagcaccatggagagcGCTGGTGGAGATGGAAACGTCACAGAAGCAGCCATGTGCACAGTTCATTTAACCTCTATAGATTATGCAGTGAAGTCTTCTGGGCAACTTAATATATTATGATCCTTTTATCCCCTCAATTTAACTTCAATGTGATTATCTTTTCATGCAGCTGGATACATACACGCTGGATAATTAAGAGATTTTGAGCCATTTTTCAATTACTATATTAGGAATACTATAGTGCTGAGCCGAATTACAAAAACTATTAATTTTGGAACATCTTTATTACTTTTCTATACGTTGCAGATAATCTGGTACATTTTCTTTGATTTCAGAGTGCTTAAAACCAGCTCAAGGAATGGTAATGTTAGTGAAACCTACATACATGTAAATCAAgttctgtttatgtgtttactgCCACTAAACTTTCTAAATACCTGCCTGAATGGAATCAACCTTTCAAATGGTTTTCGCCCTGCTGTCATTTAAACATGAGAGGAGGAGCAGTCTCGCTGTTTAAAAATACCACCTTGTAAATGAGCTCTCTGGACTCTGGGCCCCTTTTGAAGTGGGACACTAGGTAGCTGAGTTTTCTACATTTTCACTGATACCTGTCAACTGTTTGTCAAAAGAGAGAACTTTTGATGTCAAGAAAATTAAATCTTCTGTTCTTTATAGAAATTagtttaaaaactgtttcattCTTGGTACATTGGACACAAAGTCTTGACACAGTTCTTTTGCTGTCTAAAAATAACTCTGTCCCCTTCTAAAGGTCTACTCCCACTGCTCTGAGGGTGCACAGCTCTCCTCTCCGTTTGCCCTAAGAAAGTTAAAGATGTTCCAATGTGTCATCTGATCCACCTCATTAGCATATGTGACATCATATGCCCGGGATAAATAAGAGGGGGCTTTGACCATGGCTCAGGaccagtctgtctgtcttgggacttctgcttctcttctttctttccgCTCCTCCAGCTCCTACTCTCCAAAATGGTGTGTACAAAATTGTGTTTTGGACCTTTTGGGTTGGGCGGTACCAGTggagttacttttttttttcctgtggcaTGGGTTTGGATACCatctcttgaaaaaaaaaaaaaaaaaaagctgtcatCTCTGAATGGTGTCATCGAAATCATGCTAGAGAGGAGAAGTCAAGTCTGGCATTTTTATTATTGCTCTGAAAGGCCTGTCTTCACAAATTGCGAAAAAGTTCACTTCTCCGAAGATTCCGAAATGTTGAAAATTATAACTTTGGGTCCAGGATCACTGTCTTGTGAAATACATCCACATATCTAAATTCAAGGAACCCATCTATTACTTCATTATATGatacatgtatttgtgtttcgGACAATTTACAGCAATAAATTCTAAGACAGAGTTACAGACGGAGCACTGTTAAGAAATCTTACATAAACTAGATTTTGTTCTATTTCTATACACATAAAAATCGTTTGATTTTAATCATTTCTCTGTGCTCCATGTGTTCATGCATTCATAAATGTacctttgtttgtgtgcatttttgtgtaTTCTTATGTGACAGGCCGAAGCCGAGGCTGCAGCTCCCGCTCCAGCACCAGAACCAGCACCCGCTGCTGCCGGTGGAGCCGAATTCTCAGCTGACCAGATTGAGGGTAAGTGAAGAAACAGCAAGATACTTCATCTCTTGCAAATAAGTTAAGCATGCGAAAAATTGGTTGTGAGAATGCTGCTCTCTGATCATCATGTATGGAGACATTTACTTGCAAAACTACCAGCAGGAGAGAGTATACAATCCAATTTTCTTCTGCAGCCCAGAGTAGATGCAGGCTCACCTCGCTGAATCTTAGCTGAGTCCAAATGAACTGCTAGACCACCATACGACATGCCATTCCACAGACTTGTCCAGTTGTCGAGTTATCTATTCTAAGCTGATCTAGCCTTGTCTTGCAAGCCGCAGTGGCCCTTACACAGCAGAGGTGTTAATCCCCAGGCCAAGGTTTAAGATGCAGGCACAGTGGCATCCCCTTACAGAAGGAATCCAAAGCTTGATCCCCCTAGCACCATCCCAACGCTTTTGTTCAGTGCTGAAAGACAAGTCATCTATAAACATTGCCTTATGTTTGGCGGAAGGCATTTGTTGTGGCTCTGCATGTTGGAATGACATGTTGTATCGTCTCCATAATATTTTACTATGGATATTCTCAGTTCTTGtatcatatgtatgtatgttcatCTACATGTGATACACCTTGAAATTTCCTAGTTGTACCTCTTAGAGTTCAGGACAAAGCTCAAATGCACTTCTAGGAacctttttaattaaattttaatttcttagcaacacccccccccccaaaaaaagtgCTGCTTCTGCACAGTCTGGTACATTTATACTTTCTACATTAAGTTAGTAGCCAGTAGAATACGTGCAGCACAAGGTGTTGATTACGCCGCAGtcagcatttttatgtttaactTGAGCAGGGCCAGGGGGCCATGGCTCTATATGGCCTGGGTTACTCTGTCAGGGTGTATCAGTTTTCTCCCGATGTCACCCTAAATTCCTCCCAAATGCAAGCGGAGGGAGGAATGGGGAGGGGTGGAGTGCGTGCTGGTACAGCTGttcccactgctgctgctgctgctgctgggaaatCACATAAGAGCATTAATCTGTCAAAAAGGTCACTTTGAGTTGGCTTCTTGTAGCATTCATAGAAACAGCTAACCTTTGTTCAAGCCCTTCTCGTTgccttcctcttctctgtttgGATACAGCTGTTGCTTCCAATTAGCTGGGAACAATGGTGGAAGTATGTGACTTATACTGTCTTTGATCCTCCAACACAGTGTGACACCACATAGCTGCCATAGCTGACTAAGAACCCTGGATAGAAAGAATAGAAAACCCAAAGGAGACGGATCTAATGGGAACCAAAAAGAGAATGTCATGAACATTTATGTCATAGCAGTCATATGAATACCATTTGGCAGCAAGATCAaaagtaattatattttatgcCCAATAGCCCTTAAAAATTATCTTGTGTCCGTACTTAATAACTCAAGAGTTCTCTCCTGAATCTCTCCTCTTCGCCAGACTTCAAGGAGGCTTTCGGTCTCTTTGACAGAGTTGGTGACAACCAGGTGGCCTTCAACCAGGTCGCTGACATCATGCGCGCTCTGGGCCAGAACCCCACCAACAAGGACGTCCACAAGATCCTGGGCAACCCAACCGCCGACGGTAAGACAACATTCAGCCAAACCTGAATGAAGCTGACTGTGTGTCAAAAAACTGTAGAAACTGGAACATGCCAGTCACAAAGAAATATCTACCTCAGTTTTGCTACCAGACCAAGAAAGATTTAACCTGAACCCCCAAGTGTATGAAATGAAGGAAGTGTGACTTTTATTATTTGTAAGACGAAGAATGTGTTATGTGTTCTCTCAAAAGTTACAGTCTCCATTTCACTTCAACCTTAAACCTAAATTTATTGTCATCAGCTGGTCAAACTGGCCTTTCTTTgatgccaaaacactgaaaGGAAGTAGTCTAAACACACCTGGTTCTTCTGTGCTTAGTGGTAAACACTTGATCTTGATATTTCCATTTCCATCCACACAGTCACTAATAATGGCGCcttctgtgacatttttaaatttacagaCATGGCCAACAAGAGGCTCAACTTCGACACTTTCCTGCCTATGCTGAAGCAGGTTGACACTTTCCAGAAGGGTACCTACGATGACTACGTTGAGGGTCTGCGTGTCTTTGACAAGGAGGGCAACGGCACAGTCATGGGCGCTGAGCTGCGTATCGTGCTGTCCACCCTGGGTGAGTCTCAAGTCACCTTCCCCAAATATAGAAGCACACAAATATAGTTTACTTAGCACGCACAGTATGTGAAATGGAGATTGCATTTCTGACATGGATCCGTGTGCGTCTACAGGAGAGAAGATGAGCGAGCCTGAGATTGATGCCCTTATGACTGGTCAGGAGGACGAGAACGGCAGTGTGCACTATGAGGGTAAGCTTTGACTTCCCGGTATTCCTTCTCTTGTAATGTTTGACTTTTGCACATGTATGGGTTCTTATTTCTTCTTGTGGgttcttatttcttcttcttcttcttatttctcCAGCTTTCGTCAAGCACATCATGTCCGTGTAAGAGGCCAGCAGGAGGAGTGCTGAAGAAACTGTAGCTAGCCTACAGACAGCCCAACGGTGTTCAGGACATCTACACTGTTTCAAAGACCAACCAAGGAAAGACAAGGACTATGTACAAGGGATGTTGAAGCAACCCCAtcttgttgtttattttgttttcctttccaTTTCGTCTCCAACCCTCCTCTGTCGGGAAATCTCCTCTTCATTGTAGACCCCACCACTTGGCCTCTACTCTCCCCCC is a window encoding:
- the mylz3 gene encoding myosin, light polypeptide 3, skeletal muscle — translated: MAEAEAAAPAPAPEPAPAAAGGAEFSADQIEDFKEAFGLFDRVGDNQVAFNQVADIMRALGQNPTNKDVHKILGNPTADDMANKRLNFDTFLPMLKQVDTFQKGTYDDYVEGLRVFDKEGNGTVMGAELRIVLSTLGEKMSEPEIDALMTGQEDENGSVHYEAFVKHIMSV